A single window of Crassostrea angulata isolate pt1a10 chromosome 8, ASM2561291v2, whole genome shotgun sequence DNA harbors:
- the LOC128158103 gene encoding C-type lectin domain family 17, member A-like, with the protein MPVFWIHCRLCTFGLFFIAFSGLVSGSSNHSFVKDVAFNERLPINSAVYYMETNDGTVSRSHCGARCSSKGSKCAGLLYNHLTRTCHVLKSRLYERSVDKTIVKAGWGLFITSQNACDQGWHLYGGHCYLYRETGMSWTEAKIDCQIRNGHLVIIETEEENTWLKEAFLPLLEHDICNLWIGASDEYEDGVFRWLNNKTMIPELWNPGEPTNFASEGCVLLCTTGLWFDGSYSYTTNFVCEKEL; encoded by the exons ATGCCTGTATTCTGGATTCATTGCCGTTTGTGTACATTTGGTCTGTTTTTCATCGCTTTCTCCGGCCTTGTCTCAGGTTCAAGCAATCATTCATTTGTCAAAGATGTCGCTTTCAACGAACGTTTGCCGATTAACAGCGCTGTTTACTATATGGAAACAAATGATGGTACAGTAAGTCGATCCCATTGTGGAGCAAGATGTTCATCAAAGGGTTCAAAATGTGCTGGTCTGCTATACAACCACCTTACACGGACTTGTCATGTTCTGAAATCTCGACTTTATGAGCGTTCTGTCGACAAAACTATCGTGAAGGCTGGATGGGGACTTTTCATCACAAGCCAAAATG CTTGTGACCAAGGTTGGCATCTTTATGGAGGTCATTGTTACCTTTACAGAGAAACTGGCATGTCTTGGACTGAAGCAAAG ATAGATTGTCAGATACGTAACGGGCATTTAGTCATAATAGAAACAGAGGAAGAGAATACGTGGTTAAAAGAGGCGTTTTTACCACTGCTAGAGCACG ATATTTGTAATTTATGGATCGGAGCCAGTGATGAATATGAGGACGGTGTGTTCCGGTGGCTGAACAATAAGACTATGATTCCAGAACTCTGGAATCCTGGGGAACCCACTAATTTTGCCAGTGAGGGGTGTGTGTTGCTGTGTACAACCGGTTTATGGTTCGACGGAAGTTATTCATACACAACTAACTTTGTTTGTGAAAAGGAACTTTAA